In Nematostella vectensis chromosome 2, jaNemVect1.1, whole genome shotgun sequence, one genomic interval encodes:
- the LOC5521249 gene encoding tubulin polymerization-promoting protein family member 2 translates to MSDEKLHEIFKSFCAFGAGCKDAQPLMDNAKFAKLFRDLKIYDKKFTQIDSDIIFNRPEVKSKSERKVNFSQFKAALSLCAEKKYGKREDVIKLVDKICEGKGPVASKTTKVVKAGAVDRLTDTRKYTGSHKERFDETGKGRGIEGRVDRDAHAEAGYVGNYRGRDTYDQTH, encoded by the exons ATGTCGGACGAGAAACTGCATGAAATATTTAAATCATTTTGCGCATTTGGAGCTGGCTGTAAGGATGCACAGCCACTCATGGATAACGCTAAATTCGCCAAACTCTTCCGAGATCTAAAGATCTACGACAAGAAATTCACGCAAATTGATAGCGACATCATTTTTAATAGACCAGAAGTTAAATC GAAATCTGAGAGGAAAGTTAATTTTAGTCAATTCAAGGCCGCGTTAAGTTTATGCGCCGAGAAGAAGTATGGTAAACGCGAAGATGTGATCAAACTGGTTGATAAGATATGTGAAGGAAAAGGGCCTGTCGCAAGCAAAACCACG AAAGTCGTGAAAGCGGGCGCGGTTGACCGTCTTACCGACACGCGAAAGTACACCGGTTCCCACAAGGAGCGATTTGATGAGACTGGGAAAGGGCGTGGCATCGAGGGGAGGGTTGATAGAGACGCCCATGCCGAGGCGGGATATGTCGGAAATTATAGGGGCAGAGATACGTATGACCAGACACACTAG
- the LOC116604280 gene encoding ASNSD1 upstream open reading frame protein has translation MAGDGERMQHFKLSQEIADLKVIKSELETLRPNSRVYVKNDGGNIFYKANRAETCANYKKILAEKMKEKEHIENLLMEKL, from the exons atggCGGGCGACGGTGAACGTATGCAGCATTTTAAACTTTCCCAAGAG ATTGCTGACCTCAAGGTTATAAAATCCGAGTTAGAAACGCTTAGACCAAACAGT CGAGTCTATGTCAAaaatgatggtggtaataTTTTCTACAAGGCAAACAGAGCTGAGACGTGTGCAAACTATAAAA AAATTCTTGCTGAGAAAATGAAGGAAAAAGAACATATTGAGAACCTGCTCATGGAGAAGCTATAA
- the LOC5521132 gene encoding G patch domain-containing protein 2, with the protein MDELVVDLTLALERTDDPQSSNSDATIGRKDSPSSTPVRKAIKKRRGRKRRSDFPLTKDLSMLSEGSNDSIDEALKDYIENITMMQSDSDEDSAFANSKRLSMLYRYQMMEPYPLPERPESDSFAENAGGRRRSKRNKKLKRTPQSLNYTGVQFQSSPELSSQYNHHGNIKISHGHTKSLKRKHSCKLSSAERQSMCDDGGQVYYYDTGRHSSSTSEPMEVGSFPRHGKHFKILGADHGSTDYMGENGAIWLPGRHNKDDMMLNLGSDSDASSDVESEGFFTNDEGRLADDEQEESSYEHEIPLDPWWEQDCKEMEEDEKFNNILNGVMDEYGIPETNGTRSFGFQARLNMMSMYGKDNLKPMLIEANKKISKFIQDSSKTELYLPLNSRAEQHQIRKLASLYSLHCLTENSTRDQVVLIKTKNTSRPDKIAINRLFGKQRKNRKKVSPSSKVKKARKTLPASEVAVAQATLPIPEHNIGNQMLREMGWVPGKGLGPNQSGRVDPVKATMRPKGLGLGHTWPSSK; encoded by the exons ATGGACGAACTTGTAGTCGATCTAACCCTTGCACTAGAACGGACCGATGATCCGCAATCTTCGAACTCGGACGCCACGATAGGGCGAAAGGATTCGCCTTCCTCTACTCCGGTTCGAAAAGCTATCAAAAAGAGAAGGGGAAGAAAACGCAGATCAGATTTCCCGTTAACCAAAGATTTGTCAATGCTTAGCGAGGGGAGTAATGATTCGATCGACGAGGCATTGAAAGACTATATCGAAAATATTACCATGATGCAGAGCGATTCTGATGAGGACAGTGCTTTTGCGAACTCTAAACGTCTTTCGATGTTATATCGATATCAAATGATGGAGCCCTATCCCTTACCAGAGCGTCCAGAAAGCGATTCATTCGCAGAGAATGCGGGTGGCAGAAGACGGtctaaaagaaacaaaaagttAAAGAGGACTCCACAGTCTTTGAATTACACCGGAGTACAATTTCAAAGTTCTCCTGAACTGAGTAGTCAGTATAACCACCATGGGAACATAAAGATATCTCATGGACATACGAAATCTCTCAAAAGAAAACATTCCTGTAAATTATCCTCTGCTGAGAGGCAGTCGAtgtgtgatgatggtggccAGGTGTACTACTATGACACTGGGAGACATAGTAGCAGCACCTCTGAACCAATGGAGGTGGGATCATTCCCTAGGCATGGTAAACATTTCAAAATCCTTGGGGCTGACCATGGAAGTACTGATTACATGGGTGAAAATGGTGCAATCTGGCTTCCAGGGAGACATAATAAGGATGACATGATGCTGAACCTTGGCTCAGATAGTGATGCTTCTAGTGATGTTGAGAGCGAGGGGTTCTTTACTAACGATGAGGGCAGATTAGCAGATGACGAACAAGAAGAAAGCTCTTATGAGCATGAGATCCCCTTAGACCCCTGGTGGGAACAGGACTGCAAGGAAATGGAAGAGGATGAGAAATTCAACAACATATTGAATGGAGTAATGGATGAGTATGGCATTCCGGAGACCAACGGGACTAGATCATTCG GGTTTCAGGCACGGTTGAATATGATGTCAATGTATGGAAAG GATAATCTTAAACCAATGCTTATTGAggcaaataagaaaataagcaAGTTCATCCAGGATTCTTCTAAAACAGA GCTGTACCTGCCTCTAAATTCAAGAGCAGAGCAACACCAG ATACGAAAGCTGGCTTCCCTTTATTCTCTTCACTGCCTAACAGAGAATTCTACTAGAGACCAAGTTGTGCTCATCAAAACCAA AAACACAAGTAGGCCCGACAAGATTGCTATAAACCGCCTTTTTGGCAAGCAGAGAAAGAACAG GAAAAAAGTCAGTCCATCATCCAAAGTCAAAAAAGCTAGAAAAACGCTACCAGCCTCTGAAG TTGCTGTAGCCCAAGCAACATTGCCAATACCAGAGCACAACATTGGTAACCAGATGCTCCGTGAAATGGGTTGGGTACCAGGCAAAGGACTTGGACCGAATCAGAGTGGAAGGGTCGACCCAGTCAAAGCCACTATGAGACCAAAAGGACTGGGGCTAGGACACACATGGCCCTCATCTAAATGA